The Brassica napus cultivar Da-Ae chromosome C1, Da-Ae, whole genome shotgun sequence DNA segment CGTCTGATGAGGAATGCTCTGTGACAGTTGTTCTTTCacttttgttgttgtattttgtgcttacatattttaaaatttcaggtTTAACAAACATGGGACAAGACTATAGCTACACCCAGCCTTCCTCATCAGACGAGTATGACTTGACCTCACTTCTTGAAGCTGAAGCTGCTTTGTACGCCGAAGAAGCTGAGAGTAGCTACAACATTGTTGAGCCTGTTCAGTGCCCACCTCAGCCGTTTCAGTACTTATGCGGGGGACATACAAATGCGGAGGAGATGCGTGCCTTTGAGACACAACTTAGTCTTCTTAAGGATCAAGTTCGTGAGAGTGACCAGAAGCTGGCTAAGCtcgagaagaccctgtgtgatGAGTTATGCAAGAAGACATCATGGGTTACAATTCTTGGAGTTTGTCTTCTGCTGAGCCTTTTACTTTTAATAGCGGTGATAATTCTTGGAGGTTAGTTTCAATCcttgtattttttgaatgtttATCTGcggatttttaaaatttttttttgatgtttttcaggAACAGCTTCGAAGGATAGTAGAAGAGTATCTGACGTGTAGACTGTCTTTAAGGTTAGAAACATATAAACTGAAGCTCTTAATCTGGTTTTTGCTTAGAGTATTAGATGTTATTCTCtgtgaaaaaaaacaaaacatttaaactgaAACTCTTTATCTTAAATGCTTACCTTCCTTACTCAGATTTGATAGGATATTAAACGTTATCACACTGGTACTTGTTTACTTTCTGTGTTACTAGTAGAGAACTTATTAGATTTGATTGGTGATAAATGCTTGTTTAGAGTTTTCTATCTGCCTAACTACTTAGTTTTGATTGATGATAAATGTTAGTTTAGAGCTTTCTTTCTTCTAGCTGGCTTATTTAAGGGTTGTGTTGCTAATAGAGTAACACAGACAATTAGATAAAATGAATAACAGCAGTGGTTTCCGTAACCTACTGTATAGTCAATGTCCCATTGACCTTGATTCACCTGAACGAGTTTGGTTCGGTAGCCAACCACCTGAGCCTGTTGGGTTCGGTAGCCAAGCTCCTGTTGGCGAGTCTGGTGAGGCTGTTGTCGAGTCTGCTATCAAAGAGAGGAGGAAATGGTCCCCGCAAGAGGATTTAATACTGATTGGTGCTTGGCTCAACACCAGTAAAGATGCAGTAAAAAATACTGAGCAGAAAGCTGGTGCATTCTGGAAGAGGATCATCGACTACTACAATGCAAGCCCTCTTCTGGTTGGGACAATTCCGAGAGAGCTTACTCCAGCCAAGCAGCGGTGGGCTAGGATTAACGCAGATGTCTCCAAGTTCGTTGGTTGCTATGACCAGGCTATGAGGGAGCAGAAAAGCGGTGAAAACGATGATGATCTGATGAAAGCCGCACTAGACTACTACTTCAAGGATCAAGGCCACAAGTTCGGCATGGAACACGCCTGGAGGGAGCTGAGGCGTGACCAGAAATGGTGCTCATCATGTAAAGACAGTGGGAAGGATAAGCGCAAACATGTCTTGGAGGTTGATATAGACGAGGACGAGGGTAGACCGGTCGGGGTCAAGGCAGCGAAAGCTGcttctaagaagaagaagagtggaaAAGAAGAGGAGTTGTCTCGTTTACAAACCATCATGGAGATTAAACAGAAACTCTCTAACCAGAAACTTCTCGATCGTTTATTAGCCAAAAAAGTGCCATTAACTGAGATGGAAACATCACTTAAGCTCAAGCTTATGTCTGACATGTTATGATGTTATTCTCTTTAAGGTAGATACTTGTCTTTGTGTTGCTTTGCGTAAATACTTGTCTTTGTGTTGCTAAGTCACATGTCTTTGTGATGATTTGTTAAGTCACATGTCTTTTTGTTGGTTTGCTAAGTCACTCACGGGTCTTTTATGTTTCAGGTTCAGCAGTAAAAGTGAAGCAAGTCCGGGTGCCTTTGGAGTGGTGAAAGTCTTTTCTTCTGTAGCTCATGTGAAGCAAGTCACGAGGAGTCCTTTTTGTGCTATAAGTTTGTGTTTCGTTTTCTATCTTGCCATCACTTCTTCCTTCCTTTTTTTCCCGATTCTACTCTGGTCGCGAAGAAGTTGTTTTAGATTGTTGGTACTAAAAGTTGTTGTAACATTTGGCTACTACTCCAAGTTGTAAGATATTGCGTATTTTTAGTAAGGTAACTTAATCCCTTTTGTTGATTATATAAGTGGTACGATAACTCAATCCCTTTagtaacacatttttttttatgttattgcTTATATAAAAGGCTGTATATAACGCTTTAGTAATGTTTTAGTTGATTATATTAAGGCTTTAGGTTGATCAATTTTGttgattatttgtttgtttgttgatgAAGTAATCGAATTAGGGACAAACTTATATAGAGGTGTTATTCAACGATAGTGGTGGTTACCTCGTGAGGGCCATGTTCCTTTTTCCATTTTATATTGGAGACTTTTGTCCGTGCTGATTGGGATTTGTTTCAATTTCATTGAATTTTTGCAATAGATCTTTGAATACGAACTAGAGAAAGCAAGTCAAATTATTGTTTAAGTGAAGTTTTAGAATATCTAGAACATAGCATTCAACTATGTTTATGtagaaccaaattttttttttttataaaccatAATAAAATGTGAGATTAACTtatagataattttattattttctagatatgtcatcatcttcatccgaTGAAGTCGATGAAAGATTAGACGAAATTTGCGAAGAATACATAGAAGAAATATACAACGACATAGTGGAGGTCCAAACCATACCGCAAAGGACACGTGCGTATGTAGAACGACACCGCGAAGGAGGACAAGACCAATTATGGAATGACTACTTCAGAGAAGATTCGACATTCTCGACTTAATTATTCAGACGCCGTTTCCGCATGAATAAAGAATTATTCTTGCGTCTTGTTCATGGCCTATAAGCGTGCTTTCCATTCTttcagcaaagaagagatgcaacCGGGAGGTGGAGTCTTACTGCACTACAAAAATGTACTGCAGCTATTCGTCTGCTCGCTTATGGTACTGCGGCTGACACcgttgacgaatatctccgacttggtgagacCACTGCACTTTCgtgtttacataattttactGACGGAATAATACAGTTATTCGGAGAAGAGTATCTACGACGACGACCCACACcagaggatcttcaacgactactcgatattggagagaaacgagggtttcctgggatggtcgggagcattgactgtatgcattggaaatggaaaaattgcccaaccgcttggaaaggacaatacgcacgtggatcaggaaaaccgacaattgtattagaggctgtagcttcccaagatctttggatatgagTCCTAATTAGAGGCTGGTAAggtgctcgcccaatgatcactttaaacacttcttttgaactccaaatgcacccaaatgtctccaagaactccatgtggtactccaatacctgataaggactcatatatgcaaaatgcaacctaaacatggctaaatcctaatctatatgatcaaaatgcacatgggtgaatggataaaacaatagaaatatgcaagatatcaactctcccaaacttgttctttacttgtccacaagtgaactttctagaactcatagggagagaggtttgaaggtgggagctcatagccaaaagaaacacaactagcaaacataattagcacactctctaattacactctagcttctctaggcctatctcaactccttttgcccctacactcatcatcaagcatccacacattcaaatcaaccaactctcacattcattaagcacaaaacatctagtgaattcttgcaaatggtcagtcggtccaagtcatttgggtaaggaaaggcttttattcaagtgattcaagaggttcgaaacataaaatctttaaggtggtttactctcgaaacaagtagccttgacattgcacatgatatatctaagaaagggaccaactcatgcatacaatgctcaatctccattgttctacccttctCCCAAACATAAAATTACACAATCTTTCCCCAATGTCAagcccaactcacatctctcaccaaaagatcccaagaaCACCCTGCACACAAAACTCTTTTCTTCGAAATCTCATAAGGatttttctcaacttcaaaaGAAAACTTAGCTCTAAACAGTTTTGCTAGccccatttctttttttttttttctttttctttgtatatatatattttttttttcttttctttttcttcgaacttcttttttttttttttttcggaggccaagacttttcataaactgaGCTAGAAGTTTATCTACTTATCCCATAAAGACTAGTCAATTAAgcacaagagttcactcttttccttccactttctcatactcccaaatcaaactttacaacactcacccccatctatggctagacaatgatgtgcctaatctagcaagaatgaagatcaagcattgtcgttcccg contains these protein-coding regions:
- the LOC125579801 gene encoding glutathione S-transferase T3-like, encoding MNNSSGFRNLLYSQCPIDLDSPERVWFGSQPPEPVGFGSQAPVGESGEAVVESAIKERRKWSPQEDLILIGAWLNTSKDAVKNTEQKAGAFWKRIIDYYNASPLLVGTIPRELTPAKQRWARINADVSKFVGCYDQAMREQKSGENDDDLMKAALDYYFKDQGHKFGMEHAWRELRRDQKWCSSCKDSGKDKRKHVLEVDIDEDEGRPVGVKAAKAASKKKKSGKEEELSRLQTIMEIKQKLSNQKLLDRLLAKKVPLTEMETSLKLKLMSDML